The Malus sylvestris chromosome 3, drMalSylv7.2, whole genome shotgun sequence genomic sequence TTATGTCACACTTCAACATTAGAGAGCAAAATAACGAAAGGCTAAATATTACTCGATTTTGATCCAAACACAATCCAAGAGCCAACAGATCccaactttaaaacaaaattgaaacccTAACAACGTCAACTCTGCGAAAATTTACAGAGCAAAGCGAAAACAAAGCATTCGTGTCATTGAATTACCGATTAAGCTCCGAATCCGAACCCGATCCCAACCAGGACTCAGAACTCAAGCTCCCCCACCAGATCGGTGGAGGTACAGCTTGCCGAACACATGAAGAGCCGTGACGAAGCCTATGAAGCAGAGGCTCATGACGAGGACAACAGTCGGGGTGATCTTCAAGCCAGGAGCGTCGTCCGTGTAGAACCTCAGCATGTTGTTTCCGGCACCTGATCCGCCTCCTCCTCCGCCGATGCTTCCGGAGCCGGTGGAGCCTCCGACACGACGGCGACGCATTCCAGCAGTCGCGGCGGCCGAGCCCCGCGGAGCCATGACGCCGGGGCGCGCAGTCGCAGAGGACGACGACGCTTGGGACTGAGATGAACCTCGAGCCATTGTTAGGACAACACGAAGAGGGCGTGAGctacaaagagagagagagagagagagagcgcaaCCGAGCAAATGAAGAAAATTTAGGGAGTGTAATTAATGTGGACAATACTTAATTATGATTTTTGTTTACTTCTTTATGGATGGGTTAGGCATGTCAAATtaaaggttctaaaaaacattAGAAGTTAGTTGGGCGGTGGGTTAGGACCTTGCGTTTAAACGGTTAGGCGGagctaggcggatttaagtaaatctattatatttcgtataAGTAAATGTCTTCTTAtagttaaaatatatataatttcatcataatctacaaaatagaatgacatatatattataaagttATTGAATATAATGAAACCATGAGGAACAAGAATATAATATATGTtcatttagggtgcgtttggtacgtgggacgggacggaatggAATAGGACGAgacaggacgggacggaacggagaaGGAGCAAAGATGCCCACAGATggaaaaaaggaggaagaagaaggagacggaaatgttataattttgtgttccacataTATGGAATGAGTCATTCCAGGGGGTAaggtggaacgaaaattcacccaaaattcgtcccatggaacagcgcgttccacccgttttaggcgcaccaaacgtgagaTGGAACGCCTTGTCCCACTCTGTTCTGTTCCGTCTCACGTATCAAACGGAACCTTAAGTacgcaacaagtctcttacaatttattaaaaaaataaaatgcaaactaAAAGTTATATATTTTCTATTCAAGTGAGTCATGACCAAGGCGAGTGTCTAGGCGAGTTTGGAcaggctaggcgggtgcctcaGCAGATCTAGgtgccctttcttaattttcaaatgcctagacATTAATCGGGACGGTGACCAGCCGTCTAGTACCTAAGCGGCGCTAGGcgaggatttttagaacactggttAAATTATAATGAATGGCTAAACGTGATAACTTGAAGTCTTATGTCAAAAATTGTATTCCTCCAAATAaagtgtcaatttttttttaattatataaaattttaaattgttgtatttattataaaaaatagttgaaacaaaatttttattggtTGAAATGTTAGTTAAATAAGGAAAATACCATTAAAATTAATAAGATCCGCAAAATCTTCAAATTCAGTCAATAAATAACACTTCAATTGGAAGAattttttatgttaattttaaagACGCTCTTAGTCAAACTGTGATATTGAAAATAAATATGGACCGCCTAGGGAAGGCCAGTGAAGTTACTAAAACAGCTACAGTTGGATCAACGGAACCAAATCAAGTGCCAAAAATTGGAAAGGGATCGTCTCCGGATTCCTTCCTCCTAATCTATCAAGTTTGACGAtccggaccgttgaaatttgattaaacagctaaagttattataatttttaaaatgattgtagccgttggatcaaatttcaacagtcCGGATTTCCAGACTTGATGGATTAGGAAGAAGAGATCCGAAGAATATCCCTTTTCCCAAAAAATGCTATTATTATTtaggtaaattatattttatcctTTCAAGTTTCGATGTGATTGCAACCttatacaatatctttaaaatatttcaatctcatacatttaccattattttatttcaatttcatacattcgaTAAAAAGTTTGTTAAATAACATGGCAAATGTGGCTGTCAAACTTTTGCCGCGTGGACAAAAAcctaaaacaaaactaaaatttaattatgacattaaaatattaaaataattaaaagaattggaaaacaaaagaattaaaagaactggaaaagtaaaaaaaaaaaagaagaaaagggttCATCTTCCCCACCGAACACCCCCTTGTCCCATCACCAACCCGTTCCACCATGACTTCTACGCCTTTTTCTCTAACCGGAAATTCCTAATTCCCCATTTTCCGCATCCAATTTTGCGTTTCACCTCTTTCTTTAATTGGGATCGAGTGTTAGGACCTTTGGGCCCCATAGGTTACTAGTACTTATTAGGTTCATTGTTATTGTTAAGCCCACTAAGACTACTAAACTTTAGCTATTCTTTTGTGTATTTAAACTAGGattgtgctattcacacatctcattttaccTCTCACAAACCTTTTGATAATTTCTGTTCTTTGatgttcttcaattcattcaattcgATTGCTAAACATTAAAAAAgtatgtgaaaaataaaataaaatgtgtaGATATCACAGTCTTTTAAACTACCATGTTCATCTAAATTGGGAATGAATGAAGATAtgaatttccttttatttcctttttctatTTCCTGCATTACTTTTCTTGCAATTTCCCATGTATATCATGTCTGATCCTATCAGCTCAATACTTTTACTTTTCCAGCTGCAGATGGATGTCGTCGAATCTGAAAGGGTTACAAGGACCGGTGGTTAAGACAAATGATTTTTCGACGGACGACGCCATAATTGGCAACGGCGACGAGGAGCAAAGGGCATGACGACCTTGAACGCGTTCGATTTGATTTCGTTCTCGGCCGGGCTGGACCTGTCGGGGTTGTTCGAGCCGTTGAGCAGCAGACCGGCGGAAGACGGCGAGTgatttaacagaaaaattacagagatagagagagaagagattgGTTACTGGTTCTCGACGGAGAGGAAAATGGAGGTGGGCGGATTTTTAGGGTTTATCTTTAATTATCGCGATAAATCTGAGGATTGACGGAGTTTGCGAACGCGGAGAAGCTGAAGGtaatgaggaagaagaatagGGTCTGGATATGGAAGTAGGgttgggcacgggccgggccgggcccatTTTTGAAGGGACCGGACCGGACCCGGAATTAAAGGAGACGGGGCGGGCCGGGCCGGGCATTACAATTCTGAAAATAGGAACCAGACCTTACCTGGCCCAGTTGAAACGGGCCGATTCGGTCCGGGTACACaggtcatttttttttcctgtttaaAAATGTTTGCTGCACACAGATTGCAGTTTTTACACAGAACATATTTCACATATTGCAGTTTGAAAAAACTGCACAAATTTCACAGATTCCACAAATTGCAGTTTGAAaaaactgcacagattgcagtttTTTACTGCACAAATTGCAGTTTGAAAAAACTGCACAAATTTCAGTTTGCATTTTGCAGTGCACAGATTGCACAGATTGAAAAAAACTGCACAAATTCCACAAATTTCACAGATTCCACATTCCACAAATTGCAGTTTGAAAAAAC encodes the following:
- the LOC126615903 gene encoding protein transport protein Sec61 subunit beta-like; the protein is MARGSSQSQASSSSATARPGVMAPRGSAAATAGMRRRRVGGSTGSGSIGGGGGGSGAGNNMLRFYTDDAPGLKITPTVVLVMSLCFIGFVTALHVFGKLYLHRSGGGA